A window of the Paenibacillus woosongensis genome harbors these coding sequences:
- a CDS encoding TadE/TadG family type IV pilus assembly protein: protein MLDKRRSEQGAVTVFLIVIFAAVFAFVAIFIDFARMSALQARTEVLAHAAARSVLSAYDKQLLEEYGLFAFGETDENYLMSKVLQDNFQLAMRSDDLPILGAQLDSSAVELLRPLGHYSVFRRQIREDMKYKAPVDFAIEVVNKFKPISQIMKEASNTVDLLSKLQRLYDQREDKLDRLLFAQKQAASSAKGYTDHLSRGNYTYIPDHSLGGRIRLIADAASQYNDYLAKAEEDRDREASERIYSELLEDYRNDTGRAFSGLSQADQEAAAQHAQQLSSARALLEEIREINEQMRQVIKESESRTAQHGYDSVSRGLSIGGDEAASGEAEIAEIRGRSEDLLLQTTLLEDLEAGIETQEASFNSAHQAVVSLLSKSSAIGAASFGSASGFKSETMHASREIDRYLRTYFDSGSGNALQQIQTKVEAHRSSDAQRKQTEKQAAAELKHAFSLLRQIEELKNKMSDHQKLFDVLKSYFDNNRALNQDHSAEAGQSIRGRNPDPYETGEQAMGGMDGLYASLSEMMSGITDNGYQTEYVVSYFDFFDVSTLKELMEGRSDKLDAMIEQFAPQRQEVEYILYGFHNPAGNVAAAYGEIFTMRLAIRTMEGLIKHANKVNPLLILASALLYGVVEAVKDMVRLCQKGGLQLSDYLRVELTYRDHLRLFLLLHGTSEQRLSRMLSVIRLNTGINPDERATYIHGEVTVALPLWFLPGVSKAIGSAGALQGRVEGSRYYAVKQAHYSY from the coding sequence ATGTTGGACAAGCGCCGTTCAGAACAGGGGGCAGTAACGGTATTTCTGATTGTTATTTTTGCGGCTGTCTTTGCTTTTGTGGCGATTTTTATTGATTTCGCCAGAATGTCGGCGCTGCAGGCGAGAACGGAGGTGCTCGCTCATGCGGCAGCACGCTCCGTTCTATCTGCGTACGATAAGCAGCTGCTGGAGGAATACGGATTGTTTGCGTTCGGTGAGACGGACGAAAATTATTTAATGTCCAAGGTGCTCCAGGACAACTTTCAGCTGGCCATGCGGAGCGATGATTTGCCTATCCTGGGAGCACAATTGGATTCTTCCGCCGTAGAATTGCTGCGACCCCTGGGGCACTACTCTGTCTTCAGACGGCAAATTCGCGAGGACATGAAATATAAAGCACCGGTTGATTTTGCAATTGAGGTCGTTAACAAATTCAAGCCGATATCTCAGATCATGAAAGAGGCCTCCAACACGGTGGATTTACTCAGCAAGCTTCAAAGGTTGTATGATCAGCGGGAGGATAAATTGGATCGATTGCTGTTCGCGCAGAAGCAAGCCGCTTCGTCGGCCAAGGGATATACAGACCACCTGTCCCGAGGGAATTATACGTACATTCCGGATCATTCGCTGGGAGGCCGCATTCGCCTGATAGCTGATGCGGCCTCCCAATACAACGACTATTTGGCCAAAGCGGAGGAGGATCGGGATAGGGAGGCGTCCGAACGTATATACTCCGAACTGCTGGAGGATTACCGAAATGATACTGGAAGGGCTTTTAGCGGACTTTCGCAAGCCGATCAGGAGGCCGCAGCTCAGCATGCCCAACAGCTATCCTCGGCTAGAGCTTTGCTTGAAGAGATACGGGAAATCAACGAGCAAATGCGTCAGGTCATCAAGGAGTCCGAGAGCAGGACGGCACAGCATGGATATGATTCCGTATCCCGGGGACTAAGCATTGGAGGAGACGAAGCAGCTTCCGGCGAGGCGGAAATCGCCGAAATCCGCGGCAGGAGCGAAGACTTGTTGTTGCAGACAACGCTTTTAGAGGATTTGGAAGCAGGGATCGAAACTCAAGAGGCGAGCTTCAACAGCGCTCATCAAGCGGTTGTCTCCCTGTTATCCAAATCCTCAGCTATTGGTGCCGCATCTTTTGGCAGTGCCAGCGGTTTTAAATCGGAGACGATGCATGCCAGCCGGGAAATCGATCGTTATCTGCGGACTTATTTCGATTCAGGGAGCGGTAATGCGCTGCAGCAAATTCAAACCAAAGTAGAGGCTCATCGCTCAAGCGACGCACAGCGCAAGCAGACAGAAAAGCAAGCTGCTGCAGAACTGAAGCATGCGTTCAGTTTGCTTCGGCAGATCGAAGAACTTAAGAACAAAATGAGCGATCATCAGAAGCTATTCGATGTGCTGAAGTCTTATTTTGATAACAATCGCGCCTTAAATCAAGATCATTCCGCGGAAGCGGGACAAAGTATCCGGGGGCGCAATCCAGATCCATACGAGACGGGGGAGCAAGCCATGGGGGGCATGGATGGTTTGTACGCTTCCTTGTCCGAAATGATGTCCGGCATAACGGATAATGGCTATCAGACAGAGTATGTTGTCAGTTACTTTGATTTCTTCGACGTCAGCACGCTTAAGGAGCTTATGGAAGGCCGGTCGGATAAGCTGGATGCGATGATAGAGCAATTTGCCCCGCAGCGGCAGGAGGTGGAATATATATTGTACGGTTTTCATAATCCAGCAGGAAATGTTGCCGCTGCCTACGGTGAAATATTCACTATGCGTCTTGCGATTCGTACGATGGAGGGACTCATCAAACATGCGAACAAGGTCAACCCGCTGTTGATTTTGGCCTCCGCCTTGCTATATGGAGTTGTCGAGGCCGTCAAGGATATGGTGCGGCTATGTCAAAAGGGAGGCTTACAGCTTAGCGATTATTTGAGAGTCGAATTAACGTACAGGGATCACCTTCGGTTATTTCTGCTGCTCCACGGTACCAGCGAACAGCGCCTGTCGCGGATGTTATCGGTAATTCGCTTAAATACAGGCATCAATCCCGATGAACGGGCTACTTATATTCATGGCGAAGTAACCGTAGCTTTGCCATTATGGTTCTTGCCGGGAGTGTCCAAAGCCATTGGCAGCGCCGGCGCTTTACAGGGACGAGTGGAAGGAAGCCGATATTATGCCGTCAAGCAAGCGCATTACTCATATTGA
- a CDS encoding thiol-disulfide oxidoreductase DCC family protein, producing MAQTSGQHENVVLFDGVCHLCQGAVKFIIRRDPERRFRFASLQSEAGERILQGSQRPDISPGRINTIVLYQNGVYYTRSSAALRIAKGLRFPWPLAFGFIIVPRFIRDAVYRIVAANRYRWFGKDETCLVPTKENKERFLQDG from the coding sequence ATGGCGCAAACTTCGGGACAGCACGAAAACGTCGTCCTGTTTGATGGCGTATGCCATTTATGCCAGGGAGCCGTTAAATTTATAATCAGAAGGGACCCAGAACGCCGCTTTCGGTTCGCTTCCCTCCAATCGGAAGCTGGGGAGAGAATATTGCAGGGCAGCCAGCGCCCGGACATTTCTCCTGGTCGGATAAACACAATTGTCCTATATCAGAATGGCGTTTATTATACGCGTTCATCCGCTGCGCTGCGGATCGCAAAAGGATTACGTTTTCCTTGGCCGCTTGCCTTTGGATTCATTATTGTACCGCGATTTATACGGGACGCCGTATACCGCATCGTTGCGGCTAATCGCTATCGCTGGTTCGGCAAGGACGAGACATGCCTTGTGCCCACGAAAGAGAATAAGGAACGATTTTTGCAGGATGGATAA
- a CDS encoding TadE/TadG family type IV pilus assembly protein, translated as MKLLRNKDGNFTIEASLVFPVIFFTLLLLLFFCMYLYHNAVLGHTAFAAAERSAYVWDNSYREPKTGAYEDDQHDSLYWRIHDDGMLQLLFGSFGGNSLAVLELPGSTESSGNLPLKKLGNIGRKIPAGMEGQMKYDNRLLFRKVSVTLHRNIPLAPLETVIGDVRQAGHSASYIVEPVEWIRTVELVRYYGARFKGTGKEHVGQADAGKALKLYAK; from the coding sequence GTGAAGCTGCTGCGAAACAAGGATGGGAACTTTACGATAGAAGCCTCGCTTGTATTTCCGGTCATATTTTTTACGCTACTGCTGCTGCTCTTTTTTTGCATGTATTTATACCACAATGCGGTGTTGGGCCATACGGCTTTCGCAGCTGCTGAGCGCAGCGCCTATGTATGGGATAACAGCTACCGCGAACCAAAGACTGGGGCTTATGAGGACGATCAGCATGATTCGCTGTACTGGCGAATACATGACGATGGGATGCTGCAGCTTCTCTTCGGATCGTTTGGCGGAAATTCCCTGGCTGTATTGGAGCTGCCAGGCAGTACAGAGTCCAGCGGCAATCTGCCTTTGAAGAAGCTCGGAAATATCGGCCGTAAAATTCCGGCTGGGATGGAAGGGCAAATGAAATACGATAACAGGCTGCTGTTTCGTAAAGTTTCCGTAACTCTACACCGGAACATCCCCCTTGCTCCGCTGGAGACTGTCATTGGGGACGTCAGGCAAGCAGGGCATTCTGCTTCTTATATTGTAGAGCCGGTGGAATGGATCCGCACCGTTGAGCTTGTCCGCTATTACGGAGCGAGGTTTAAAGGAACAGGCAAGGAGCATGTCGGTCAGGCCGACGCGGGGAAAGCGCTGAAACTATATGCGAAATAA
- a CDS encoding Flp1 family type IVb pilin translates to MLKVLRGRMGELWRDEDGLGMLEMILIIAVIVIIAVIFRKELKAIVENLLSKADEKTDSFMDGGE, encoded by the coding sequence ATGTTGAAGGTATTGCGGGGAAGAATGGGAGAGCTTTGGCGGGATGAAGACGGTCTCGGTATGCTCGAGATGATTTTGATCATCGCGGTCATCGTTATTATTGCCGTGATCTTTCGTAAGGAGTTGAAGGCGATTGTTGAAAATCTGCTGTCCAAGGCTGACGAGAAGACGGACTCCTTTATGGACGGCGGAGAATAG
- a CDS encoding organic hydroperoxide resistance protein: MEAMYTATATIQGGRSGTVETSDGALKLELSMPKAMGGQGGSGTNPEELFAAGYGACFASALEHVAEQDGIKLEQAIVKHHVSIGKDPADGGFQLAVAIDAQIPGVDRGTAQELLHKAHDFCPYSKATRGNIEVKLNLIEG; this comes from the coding sequence ATGGAAGCAATGTATACGGCAACCGCTACGATTCAGGGAGGAAGATCCGGCACCGTGGAGACTTCGGACGGGGCGTTGAAGCTGGAACTGAGCATGCCCAAAGCAATGGGAGGACAAGGTGGCTCCGGCACTAACCCGGAGGAGCTGTTCGCGGCCGGATATGGCGCTTGTTTCGCCAGCGCTCTGGAGCATGTAGCAGAACAAGACGGCATAAAGCTGGAGCAGGCTATCGTGAAGCATCATGTGAGCATCGGCAAGGATCCTGCAGATGGCGGATTCCAATTAGCCGTGGCCATCGATGCGCAAATTCCGGGAGTAGATCGCGGCACAGCCCAAGAATTACTGCATAAGGCGCATGATTTTTGCCCTTATTCGAAGGCGACGCGAGGCAATATCGAGGTGAAGCTGAACTTAATTGAAGGTTAA
- a CDS encoding TadE/TadG family type IV pilus assembly protein, whose amino-acid sequence MPSSKRITHIDSADKASSGSIVLEASLVLPIFIMVMFFFIYMVQMTVYSVQLHSVASNAVRQVSAHTYPVALAVDQYSEQNNRGGKNDGGAVGQGSVFDWNMPKLSLSEWAGQYADKLPEPLSRWIMDAAARGDEPLSDLKNSVLEAVLDPVVKPLLQPFVQDTVLSERRLHVSRINVPDLKTGKNPYFGIELSYELPIKVPLSNRKIVLQARAQERLWVGDTGELKKDTSGEQAEGRAPVILSKPDPAYAGRKALVSAQVEPGAIAKLTVYYKSGVSQAKFLGEASADENGIVEWQWLVGGNTTPGTWTFVVETEDGLRTTAEFVVESPNKK is encoded by the coding sequence ATGCCGTCAAGCAAGCGCATTACTCATATTGATTCTGCTGACAAAGCCTCTAGCGGGAGCATCGTGCTGGAAGCTTCACTTGTACTGCCTATCTTTATCATGGTCATGTTTTTCTTCATTTATATGGTTCAAATGACGGTCTATTCGGTCCAATTGCACAGCGTTGCTTCCAATGCGGTAAGGCAGGTGTCCGCCCATACATATCCCGTTGCCTTGGCCGTAGACCAGTATTCGGAGCAAAACAACAGAGGGGGGAAGAACGATGGCGGCGCTGTAGGGCAAGGGAGTGTGTTCGATTGGAATATGCCCAAATTGTCGCTGTCGGAATGGGCCGGGCAGTATGCCGATAAGCTTCCCGAGCCTCTATCCCGGTGGATCATGGATGCGGCGGCCAGGGGGGATGAACCGCTGAGCGACTTGAAGAACAGCGTGCTTGAAGCAGTTCTTGATCCTGTAGTGAAACCACTGTTGCAGCCGTTCGTGCAGGATACAGTGCTTAGCGAGCGGCGGCTGCATGTGAGCAGAATTAATGTCCCTGATCTGAAGACGGGGAAGAATCCGTACTTCGGAATCGAGTTAAGCTATGAACTGCCGATTAAAGTGCCCCTCAGCAATCGGAAAATCGTGCTTCAGGCGAGGGCGCAGGAGCGGCTCTGGGTTGGGGATACGGGGGAGCTGAAGAAAGATACAAGCGGGGAGCAGGCCGAGGGACGGGCCCCGGTGATCTTGAGCAAGCCGGATCCGGCCTATGCCGGCCGCAAAGCGCTGGTCAGCGCCCAGGTTGAGCCGGGGGCGATCGCCAAGTTGACGGTTTATTACAAGAGCGGGGTAAGCCAGGCCAAATTTCTGGGGGAGGCTTCTGCGGATGAAAACGGCATTGTGGAGTGGCAGTGGCTTGTCGGCGGCAATACGACGCCCGGTACTTGGACATTCGTGGTCGAGACGGAGGACGGGCTGCGTACAACAGCAGAGTTTGTTGTTGAAAGCCCGAACAAAAAATGA
- a CDS encoding A24 family peptidase has translation MHVEIWGCFLLLAAAFVTDIRTMKIPNVITVTGTVLGIAYHGISGGAAGFIFAIKGAAVGFGVMAILYAVRAVGGGDVKLFAGIGAWVGVPLTLSVLMYSILAAGCIGILILICRREAVRRLGGILRSILGVIMLRSISPIRSFAVQDKPLTFPFMLAVLPGAILAVYYF, from the coding sequence ATGCATGTTGAGATTTGGGGCTGCTTTTTATTGCTTGCTGCTGCGTTCGTTACCGATATTCGCACGATGAAAATCCCCAATGTGATTACAGTAACCGGTACGGTGCTTGGTATCGCATATCATGGAATTTCCGGCGGGGCAGCAGGTTTTATATTTGCTATAAAGGGCGCTGCTGTCGGCTTTGGCGTAATGGCAATATTGTATGCGGTGCGGGCCGTAGGCGGAGGTGACGTGAAGCTGTTTGCCGGAATCGGAGCTTGGGTTGGCGTACCGCTGACATTATCCGTGCTGATGTATTCCATTCTGGCTGCCGGCTGCATTGGCATCTTGATTCTGATTTGCAGAAGAGAAGCGGTGAGGCGGCTTGGCGGTATACTGCGCAGTATCTTGGGGGTCATTATGCTGCGCAGTATAAGTCCAATCCGGTCCTTTGCAGTACAGGATAAGCCACTAACTTTTCCGTTTATGCTGGCTGTGTTGCCCGGTGCCATCTTGGCAGTCTATTATTTTTAG
- a CDS encoding CpaF family protein encodes MTEDFFTELRASIRSGLDMTSTLSDSQLMDYIERRVLADSGLYELTASEKRKWVRRLYDSFRGLDVLQPLVDDRSVSEIMINSHEEIFIEQNGQVRRIDVRFESQEKLEDMIQNIVSTVNRVVNDSSPIVDARLPGGSRVNIVLPPIALKGPTMTIRKFPEQPVTMERLVEWGSLTEEAALFLQGLVKGKYNIFISGGTGSGKTTFLNALSQYIPPDERVITIEDSAELRIVTVPNLVSLETRNANTEGKGEISVRDLIRASLRMRPNRIIVGEVRGSETIDMLQAMNTGHDGSLSTGHANSTKDMISRLETMVLSGAALPVQVVRQQIGSAIDIFVHLSRLRDRSRRVMEISEVCGLVEGEVMLNPLFVFQEEAEVEGKIRGRLIKRSSLANLDKLRMAGIDLEQELEQAKTAGGGNA; translated from the coding sequence GTGACGGAGGATTTTTTTACGGAGCTGCGCGCAAGCATTCGCTCGGGACTGGATATGACATCAACGCTATCTGACTCGCAGCTGATGGATTACATTGAACGCCGTGTGCTTGCAGACAGCGGACTTTATGAGTTGACGGCTTCTGAGAAGCGTAAATGGGTTCGCAGGCTTTATGACTCTTTTCGGGGACTTGACGTGCTTCAGCCTCTCGTAGACGACCGCTCAGTGTCTGAAATCATGATCAACAGCCACGAGGAAATTTTTATTGAACAAAATGGCCAGGTGCGGCGGATTGATGTGCGCTTTGAATCGCAGGAGAAACTGGAGGACATGATTCAGAACATTGTTTCTACGGTAAACCGTGTCGTGAATGACTCCTCGCCGATCGTGGATGCAAGGCTTCCGGGCGGGTCGCGGGTGAATATTGTGCTTCCTCCGATAGCGCTCAAGGGGCCCACCATGACGATCCGAAAGTTTCCGGAGCAGCCTGTAACGATGGAGCGGCTGGTGGAATGGGGTTCGCTGACCGAAGAGGCGGCTCTTTTTCTGCAAGGTCTCGTCAAAGGGAAATACAACATTTTTATTAGCGGGGGAACGGGGTCCGGGAAGACCACCTTCCTGAACGCACTTTCGCAATATATTCCGCCGGATGAACGGGTGATTACGATTGAAGATTCGGCGGAGCTGCGGATCGTCACGGTGCCGAACCTGGTTTCGCTGGAGACACGCAATGCCAATACGGAAGGAAAAGGAGAAATCTCGGTTCGCGACTTAATCCGAGCTTCACTGCGAATGAGGCCTAACCGGATCATTGTCGGCGAGGTGCGCGGCAGCGAAACGATCGATATGCTGCAGGCGATGAACACTGGACATGACGGGAGCTTGTCAACCGGCCACGCTAACAGCACAAAGGACATGATTAGCCGGCTGGAGACGATGGTGCTGAGCGGGGCTGCACTGCCTGTTCAAGTGGTACGCCAGCAAATCGGCTCGGCGATTGATATTTTTGTTCATTTATCCAGGCTGAGGGACCGTTCACGCAGGGTCATGGAAATATCGGAAGTATGCGGTCTTGTCGAGGGGGAGGTGATGCTGAATCCGTTATTTGTTTTTCAGGAAGAAGCAGAGGTCGAGGGGAAAATCCGCGGAAGGCTGATAAAGCGGAGTAGCCTTGCGAATCTCGACAAGCTGCGTATGGCGGGGATTGATTTGGAACAGGAGCTTGAACAAGCGAAAACGGCAGGAGGCGGGAACGCATAA
- a CDS encoding type II secretion system F family protein gives MKFGFGRIRRPSPPGSEAEGLPDYQNYVLSGKQTMLCLAAGGVLFTAVGYIFFHSWLLALLLAGAAVFVPKPWSRYLLRRRREALSLNFKQALYSLSSSLAAGRSVENGFREAIQDLRLLYPDGKNDLMIELGIICNRMEYGEPIEDALQDFSRRAGMEDISSFADVFTTCKRSGGDLVEVVRRTSSIISEKLEISQEISVMIAQKRFEAKAMLASPVLFLLFMDLTSPDYMQPLHQGAGLVISSAALMLFTVCAWIMMKIMDIRV, from the coding sequence ATGAAATTCGGGTTTGGACGAATCCGCAGACCTTCGCCCCCGGGGAGTGAGGCGGAAGGGCTGCCGGATTATCAGAACTACGTACTGTCGGGAAAGCAAACTATGCTCTGCCTGGCTGCAGGGGGCGTATTGTTTACGGCTGTCGGATATATCTTTTTCCATTCCTGGCTGCTGGCGCTTCTGCTTGCCGGCGCGGCGGTGTTTGTACCGAAGCCGTGGAGCAGGTACCTGCTTCGCAGGCGAAGGGAAGCGCTCAGCCTGAATTTTAAACAGGCGCTCTATTCATTGTCCTCCTCTCTGGCAGCAGGCCGTTCCGTCGAGAACGGATTCCGCGAAGCGATTCAGGATCTTCGGCTGCTGTATCCAGACGGCAAGAATGATCTCATGATCGAGCTTGGGATCATATGCAACCGGATGGAGTACGGGGAGCCGATCGAGGATGCGCTGCAGGATTTCAGCAGACGGGCCGGCATGGAGGACATCAGCAGCTTTGCGGATGTGTTTACGACCTGTAAACGCTCCGGAGGCGATTTGGTAGAAGTTGTGAGAAGAACCTCATCCATTATTAGCGAGAAGCTGGAAATCAGCCAGGAAATCAGCGTCATGATTGCTCAGAAGCGCTTCGAGGCCAAGGCGATGCTGGCATCGCCGGTCCTGTTTCTATTATTTATGGATTTAACTTCTCCAGACTATATGCAGCCGCTTCATCAAGGCGCCGGACTGGTCATTTCGTCGGCTGCCCTAATGCTGTTTACCGTATGCGCCTGGATCATGATGAAGATCATGGATATCCGGGTTTAG
- a CDS encoding DUF6382 domain-containing protein has translation MKGIVTDFVRNDGTYMVVNTEDGLHAELLNEVQRNMVNSVAIPHLLRLEVREIDFNVTLHYEITGKRMLSQCLKSDWMTMTEFYSILLQIVKVLDSSKEYMLSSGNYLLDEDHIFVEDLLPSGTVYLAYLPLLHIPSDHSIAQSMLHLVNHMMTRIKNIEGSGIQKIIGLCGGELFSVTGLKDLLISLLLEEDSSEGQGSNVHIRDPGRRPRELDAPEVPMPPNSKNTSQVPFAAPEPSSSSVPNRINAMSSANIHEDALMEVGGGIHEEGAESRTEIKPAYIWLGAALLVALIWKLAYLDGPAGNGLYISAGSSLAVIFIALLIQRGKFDLVRFFRDKGNEEGDFQIDDNVRLAGEEEHEKSRFTKRRKLERYEEKWRWNAPSPLIEPLLNKLSESSEPVQTPVSKPYREFIEMQLPAAASPATVLLKDLAKSEQGQADNINYLDKVTSSGAGFERILLSKGSFIIGRSEELAQYVERQPGVSRAHVELMILEGDCRIKDLGSRNGTKLNGELLAPYKDYPLEPGDSFTIAEVTFFYGREIRNSA, from the coding sequence TTGAAAGGGATAGTAACTGATTTTGTCAGGAATGATGGGACATATATGGTGGTTAATACGGAAGATGGGCTGCATGCAGAGCTGTTGAACGAGGTACAGCGGAATATGGTGAATTCGGTAGCGATCCCCCATCTGCTGCGGCTGGAAGTGAGGGAGATTGATTTTAATGTTACGCTGCATTATGAGATAACCGGAAAAAGAATGCTGTCGCAGTGCCTGAAAAGCGACTGGATGACGATGACGGAATTCTACAGCATTTTGCTGCAAATCGTTAAAGTTCTCGATAGCAGCAAGGAATATATGCTCTCTTCCGGAAATTATCTCTTGGATGAAGATCATATCTTTGTGGAAGATTTATTGCCGAGCGGTACCGTCTATCTGGCCTATCTGCCCTTGCTCCATATACCTTCAGATCATTCCATTGCCCAATCTATGCTGCATCTCGTCAACCATATGATGACAAGGATTAAGAATATAGAGGGAAGCGGCATCCAGAAAATTATCGGTTTATGTGGGGGAGAGCTGTTCTCGGTAACCGGGTTAAAGGATTTGCTGATATCACTGCTGCTCGAGGAAGATTCTAGTGAAGGGCAGGGATCAAACGTACATATCCGTGATCCCGGGAGAAGACCACGTGAGTTAGATGCTCCTGAAGTGCCGATGCCGCCGAATTCCAAAAATACATCTCAAGTACCGTTTGCCGCCCCTGAACCAAGCTCAAGCTCAGTTCCTAACCGGATAAATGCAATGTCCTCTGCCAACATTCACGAAGATGCTTTGATGGAGGTAGGGGGAGGCATACATGAGGAGGGGGCGGAGAGCCGGACAGAAATTAAACCTGCTTATATATGGCTAGGCGCTGCGTTACTGGTTGCGCTCATCTGGAAGCTTGCGTATTTGGATGGGCCTGCTGGCAATGGACTTTACATTAGTGCGGGATCATCGCTGGCTGTAATATTCATTGCGCTGCTAATCCAGCGCGGAAAATTTGACTTGGTTCGTTTTTTTAGGGACAAGGGCAATGAGGAAGGGGATTTTCAAATTGATGATAATGTTCGTTTAGCCGGGGAGGAGGAACATGAAAAATCTAGGTTCACCAAACGCCGCAAGCTGGAGCGCTATGAAGAGAAATGGAGATGGAACGCCCCGTCCCCGTTAATAGAGCCTCTATTAAATAAGCTGTCCGAATCCTCTGAACCGGTTCAGACACCGGTATCTAAGCCGTATCGAGAGTTTATCGAAATGCAGCTGCCCGCCGCGGCTTCCCCGGCAACCGTATTGTTGAAGGATTTAGCGAAGTCAGAGCAAGGACAGGCTGACAACATAAATTATTTGGATAAAGTAACCTCTTCAGGTGCTGGATTTGAACGAATCCTTTTATCCAAAGGCAGCTTTATTATCGGCCGTTCCGAGGAATTAGCCCAATATGTGGAGAGGCAGCCCGGGGTATCCCGAGCTCACGTCGAGCTTATGATCCTGGAAGGTGATTGCCGTATCAAGGATTTAGGCTCCAGAAACGGCACCAAGTTAAACGGCGAACTGCTCGCGCCCTATAAAGACTATCCGCTAGAGCCGGGAGATTCGTTTACCATTGCCGAGGTTACATTTTTTTACGGCAGAGAGATTCGAAATTCGGCATGA
- a CDS encoding type II secretion system F family protein: MNLLWGILAIVLLLTWLLLYSQTSRRYPGAAKLQMDGIRLQKLAPPMLYVLERLQVSQRFPLFFFKIQRSVRQINGQQRGGEYTLLFLAEMLTYSYLLLIGGCLISIALEGEASGFLIGFLLAILLPVALISDLHSKVKRREQQILLELPELLNKIVLLVGAGSTVQQAIKHCLERKRGQESHPLYRELFQMQRECEGGYSFAQAMEGFSKRCGIQEVSAFTTAVLLNFRRGGSDFVMALRDLSHSLWEKRKAVGKTLGEQASSKLVFPMVLLFLIIVILVGTPAFMIMDL; this comes from the coding sequence ATGAACTTGCTGTGGGGAATTTTGGCGATCGTCCTGCTTCTTACCTGGTTGCTGCTGTACAGTCAAACGTCGCGGCGGTATCCCGGCGCTGCGAAACTGCAGATGGATGGCATCCGGCTGCAAAAATTGGCTCCTCCCATGCTTTATGTACTGGAGCGCCTCCAGGTGTCGCAAAGGTTTCCGCTGTTCTTCTTCAAAATCCAGCGTTCGGTCAGGCAGATTAACGGCCAGCAGCGCGGCGGGGAGTACACGCTGCTGTTTTTGGCGGAGATGCTTACCTACAGTTACCTGCTGCTTATTGGCGGCTGCTTGATTTCAATAGCGCTGGAGGGGGAAGCCAGCGGGTTCCTCATTGGGTTTCTGCTCGCAATTCTGCTGCCTGTCGCGCTAATTAGCGACTTGCACAGCAAGGTGAAGCGGCGGGAACAGCAGATTCTGCTTGAATTGCCAGAGCTGTTGAATAAAATCGTCCTGCTTGTCGGCGCCGGCTCGACAGTTCAGCAGGCGATCAAGCATTGCCTGGAACGGAAGCGCGGGCAAGAGAGCCATCCTTTGTATCGCGAGCTGTTTCAAATGCAGCGGGAATGCGAAGGAGGATATTCCTTTGCTCAGGCTATGGAAGGCTTTAGCAAACGCTGCGGCATCCAGGAGGTGTCCGCATTTACGACGGCGGTATTGCTGAATTTTCGCCGCGGCGGCAGTGATTTCGTGATGGCGCTTCGCGATCTGTCCCATTCGCTATGGGAGAAACGGAAAGCGGTCGGCAAGACCCTGGGAGAGCAGGCTTCATCCAAGCTGGTTTTTCCGATGGTGCTGTTGTTTTTAATAATTGTTATTTTGGTGGGGACTCCCGCATTCATGATTATGGATCTGTAG